From Oryza brachyantha chromosome 9, ObraRS2, whole genome shotgun sequence, a single genomic window includes:
- the LOC102705942 gene encoding beta-glucosidase 32-like: MAAGELAGMRVPVPSVVFFLLLLAAAARGGSALTRRDFPEGFVFGAGTSAFQVEGAAAEDGRKPSIWDTFTHQGYSTDGSTADVSADQYHHYKEDVKLMYDMSLDAYRFSISWPRLVPDGRGEINPKGLEYYNNLIDELIMHGIQPHVTIYHFDLPQVLQDEYGGILGPRFIEDYTDYAEVCFKNFGDRVKHWVTLNEPNIEPIGGYDCGYQPPQRCSYPFGTNCTGGNSSTEPYIAAHHLLLAHASAVSLYRQKYQASQGGQIGLTLMGWWYEPKTDTPEDAAAAMRMNEFQIGWFMHPLVHGNYPPLMRSRVGARLPSIAASDLEKIRGSFDFIGINHYFVVRVQSSDANDQRLRDYFVDAGVQNPFEEGFDEVHFEYHPWALGKVLHHLKLKYGNPTVMIHENGDPDWPEAPGKIDYDDGFRSEFLQSYLEALYLSIRNGSDARGYFVWSLLDGFEFLFGYGARFGLCGVDFAAAARTRYARSSARWYSGFLRGGELRPEKPYVSL, translated from the exons ATGGCGGCCGGAGAGCTCGCCGGGATGCGGGTTCCCGTGCCCtccgtcgtcttcttcctcctgctgcttgccgccgcggcgagagGCGGCTCTGCGCTCACCCGGCGTGACTTCCCCGAGGGGTTCGTCTTCGGCGCAGGGACCTCGGCTTTCCAG GTGGAAGGGGCAGCTGCTGAGGATGGGAGGAAACCCAGCATTTGGGACACCTTCACTCATCAAG GGTACTCGACCGACGGCTCCACTGCAGATGTCTCAGCAGATCAGTACCACCATTACAAG GAGGATGTAAAGCTTATGTATGACATGAGCCTGGATGCATACAGATTCTCTATTTCTTGGCCTCGTCTTGTTCCAG ATGGAAGAGGAGAGATCAACCCCAAGGGCTTGGAATACTACAACAATCTGATAGACGAATTGATAATGCACG GAATACAACCTCATGTCACCATCTACCACTTTGATCTTCCCCAGGTCCTTCAGGATGAGTACGGTGGAATACTCGGTCCCAGATTCAT AGAAGATTACACGGATTATGCCGAGGTTTGCTTCAAGAATTTCGGTGACAGGGTGAAGCACTGGGTCACACTGAACGAGCCCAACATCGAGCCCATCGGCGGCTACGACTGCGGCTATCAGCCACCGCAGCGATGCTCCTACCCGTTCGGCACGAACTGCACCGGCGGGAACTCCTCGACGGAGCCGTACATTGCAGCTCACCACCTGCTGCTTGCTCACGCTTCAGCAGTGTCTCTGTACAGGCAGAAGTACCAG GCAAGTCAAGGAGGCCAGATAGGGCTAACTCTCATGGGTTGGTGGTATGAGCCCAAAACCGACACACCAGAGGATGCAGCTGCTGCAATGAGGATGAATGAATTCCAAATTGGATG GTTTATGCATCCTCTGGTGCACGGAAACTACCCTCCGTTGATGAGGAGTCGCGTAGGTGCTCGCTTGCCATCCATAGCGGCATCCGATTTGGAGAAAATACGTGGATCGTTCGACTTCATCGGCATCAACCATTACTTCGTTGTCCGTGTGCAGTCGAGCGACGCAAACGACCAGCGACTGCGGGACTACTTCGTCGATGCAGGTGTTCAAA ATCCATTTGAAGAAGGATTCGACGAG GTGCACTTTGAGTATCATCCCTGGGCTCTCGGCAAGGTGCTGCATCACCTGAAACTCAAGTATGGCAACCCCACGGTGATGATCCACGAAAATG GCGATCCAGACTGGCCGGAGGCCCCGGGCAAGATCGACTACGACGACGGCTTCAGATCGGAGTTCTTGCAGAGCTACCTGGAAGCTCTGTACCTGTCCATACG GAACGGATCGGACGCGCGGGGGTACTTCGTGTGGTCGCTGCTCGACGGGTTCGAGTTCCTGTTCGGCTACGGCGCGCGGTTCGGCCTGTGCGGCGtcgacttcgccgcggcggcgaggacgaggtaCGCCAGGAGCTCGGCGCGCTGGTACTCCGGcttcctccgcggcggcgagctccggcCGGAGAAACCGTACGTCTCACTGTGA
- the LOC102720460 gene encoding beta-glucosidase 32-like isoform X2, translated as MATGELAGLRVLAPSSSLSFVAVFLLLLAAAARGGSALTRRDFPEGFVFGAGTSAFQVEGAASEDGRKPSIWDTFTHQGYSADGSTADVSADQYHHYKEDVKLMYDMSLDAYRFSISWPRLVPDGRGEINPKGLEYYNNLIDELILHGIQPHVTIYHFDLPQILQDEYGGILSPRFIEDYTAYAEVCFKNFGDRVKHWVTVNEPNIEPIGGYDAGNQPPRRCSYPFGTNCTGGNSSTEPYIVAHHLLLAHASAVSLYRQKYQAIQGGQIGLTLLGWWHEPKTDTPEDAAAATRMNEFHIGWFMHPLVHGDYPPLMRSRVGARLPSITASDSEKIRGSFDFIGINHYLVVRVQPSDANDQRLRDYYIDADPFKEGFDKAHFEYHPWALGKMLDHLKLEYGNPPVMIHENGVGDSPEAAGKIDYDDGFRSEFLQSYLEALYLSIRNGSDARGYFVWSLLDGFEFLFGYGARFGLCGVDFTAAARTRYVRSSAHWYSGFLRGGELRPEKPYVSS; from the exons ATGGCGACCGGAGAGCTCGCCGGCCTACGAGTTctcgcgccctcctcctccttgtcattcgtcgccgtcttcctcctcctgcttgccgccgcggcgagagGCGGCTCTGCGCTCACCCGGCGTGACTTCCCCGAGGGCTTCGTCTTCGGCGCAGGGACCTCGGCTTTCCAG GTGGAAGGGGCAGCTTCAGAGGATGGGAGGAAACCCAGCATCTGGGACACCTTCACTCATCAAG GGTACTCTGCTGACGGTTCCACTGCAGATGTTTCAGCGGATCAGTACCACCATTACAAG GAGGATGTAAAGCTTATGTATGATATGAGCCTGGATGCATACAGATTCTCTATTTCTTGGCCTCGTCTTGTTCCAG ATGGAAGAGGAGAGATCAACCCCAAAGGCTTGGAATACTACAACAATCTGATAGACGAATTGATACTGCACG GAATACAACCTCATGTCACCATCTACCACTTTGATCTCCCTCAGATCCTTCAGGATGAGTATGGCGGAATACTCAGCCCCAGATTCAT AGAAGATTACACGGCATATGCCGAGGTTTGCTTCAAGAATTTCGGTGACAGGGTGAAGCACTGGGTCACAGTGAACGAGCCCAACATAGAGCCTATCGGCGGCTACGACGCCGGAAaccagccgccgcggcgctgctCCTACCCCTTCGGCACGAACTGCACCGGCGGGAACTCCTCGACGGAGCCGTACATTGTGGCTCACCACCTGCTGCTTGCACATGCTTCAGCAGTGTCACTGTATAGGCAGAAGTACCAG GCAATCCAAGGAGGCCAGATAGGGCTAACCCTCCTGGGTTGGTGGCATGAGCCTAAAACCGATACACCAGAGGATGCAGCTGCTGCAACGAGGATGAATGAATTCCATATTGGATG GTTTATGCATCCTCTGGTACACGGAGACTACCCTCCGTTGATGAGGAGTCGCGTAGGCGCTCGCTTGCCATCGATAACGGCGTCCGATTCAGAGAAAATTCGTGGATCATTCGACTTCATCGGCATCAACCATTACCTCGTTGTCCGTGTGCAACCGAGCGACGCAAATGACCAGAGACTACGGGACTACTACATCGATGCAG ATCCATTCAAAGAAGGATTCGACAAG GCGCACTTTGAGTACCATCCCTGGGCTCTTGGCAAGATGCTGGATCACCTGAAACTCGAGTATGGCAACCCCCCGGTGATGATCCACGAAAATG GCGTCGGAGACTCGCCGGAGGCCGCGGGCAAGATCGACTACGACGACGGCTTCAGATCGGAGTTCTTGCAGAGCTACCTGGAAGCTCTGTACCTGTCCATACG gAACGGATCGGACGCGCGGGGATACTTCGTGTGGTCGCTGCTCGACGGGTTCGAGTTCCTGTTCGGCTACGGCGCGCGGTTCGGCCTGTGCGGCGTCGACttcaccgcggcggcgaggacgaggtaCGTCAGGAGCTCGGCGCACTGGTACTCCGGcttcctccgcggcggcgagctccggcCGGAGAAACCGTACGTCTCATCCTGA
- the LOC102720460 gene encoding beta-glucosidase 32-like isoform X1 — MATGELAGLRVLAPSSSLSFVAVFLLLLAAAARGGSALTRRDFPEGFVFGAGTSAFQVEGAASEDGRKPSIWDTFTHQGYSADGSTADVSADQYHHYKEDVKLMYDMSLDAYRFSISWPRLVPDGRGEINPKGLEYYNNLIDELILHGIQPHVTIYHFDLPQILQDEYGGILSPRFIEDYTAYAEVCFKNFGDRVKHWVTVNEPNIEPIGGYDAGNQPPRRCSYPFGTNCTGGNSSTEPYIVAHHLLLAHASAVSLYRQKYQAIQGGQIGLTLLGWWHEPKTDTPEDAAAATRMNEFHIGWFMHPLVHGDYPPLMRSRVGARLPSITASDSEKIRGSFDFIGINHYLVVRVQPSDANDQRLRDYYIDAGAQNPFKEGFDKAHFEYHPWALGKMLDHLKLEYGNPPVMIHENGVGDSPEAAGKIDYDDGFRSEFLQSYLEALYLSIRNGSDARGYFVWSLLDGFEFLFGYGARFGLCGVDFTAAARTRYVRSSAHWYSGFLRGGELRPEKPYVSS; from the exons ATGGCGACCGGAGAGCTCGCCGGCCTACGAGTTctcgcgccctcctcctccttgtcattcgtcgccgtcttcctcctcctgcttgccgccgcggcgagagGCGGCTCTGCGCTCACCCGGCGTGACTTCCCCGAGGGCTTCGTCTTCGGCGCAGGGACCTCGGCTTTCCAG GTGGAAGGGGCAGCTTCAGAGGATGGGAGGAAACCCAGCATCTGGGACACCTTCACTCATCAAG GGTACTCTGCTGACGGTTCCACTGCAGATGTTTCAGCGGATCAGTACCACCATTACAAG GAGGATGTAAAGCTTATGTATGATATGAGCCTGGATGCATACAGATTCTCTATTTCTTGGCCTCGTCTTGTTCCAG ATGGAAGAGGAGAGATCAACCCCAAAGGCTTGGAATACTACAACAATCTGATAGACGAATTGATACTGCACG GAATACAACCTCATGTCACCATCTACCACTTTGATCTCCCTCAGATCCTTCAGGATGAGTATGGCGGAATACTCAGCCCCAGATTCAT AGAAGATTACACGGCATATGCCGAGGTTTGCTTCAAGAATTTCGGTGACAGGGTGAAGCACTGGGTCACAGTGAACGAGCCCAACATAGAGCCTATCGGCGGCTACGACGCCGGAAaccagccgccgcggcgctgctCCTACCCCTTCGGCACGAACTGCACCGGCGGGAACTCCTCGACGGAGCCGTACATTGTGGCTCACCACCTGCTGCTTGCACATGCTTCAGCAGTGTCACTGTATAGGCAGAAGTACCAG GCAATCCAAGGAGGCCAGATAGGGCTAACCCTCCTGGGTTGGTGGCATGAGCCTAAAACCGATACACCAGAGGATGCAGCTGCTGCAACGAGGATGAATGAATTCCATATTGGATG GTTTATGCATCCTCTGGTACACGGAGACTACCCTCCGTTGATGAGGAGTCGCGTAGGCGCTCGCTTGCCATCGATAACGGCGTCCGATTCAGAGAAAATTCGTGGATCATTCGACTTCATCGGCATCAACCATTACCTCGTTGTCCGTGTGCAACCGAGCGACGCAAATGACCAGAGACTACGGGACTACTACATCGATGCAGGTGCTCAAA ATCCATTCAAAGAAGGATTCGACAAG GCGCACTTTGAGTACCATCCCTGGGCTCTTGGCAAGATGCTGGATCACCTGAAACTCGAGTATGGCAACCCCCCGGTGATGATCCACGAAAATG GCGTCGGAGACTCGCCGGAGGCCGCGGGCAAGATCGACTACGACGACGGCTTCAGATCGGAGTTCTTGCAGAGCTACCTGGAAGCTCTGTACCTGTCCATACG gAACGGATCGGACGCGCGGGGATACTTCGTGTGGTCGCTGCTCGACGGGTTCGAGTTCCTGTTCGGCTACGGCGCGCGGTTCGGCCTGTGCGGCGTCGACttcaccgcggcggcgaggacgaggtaCGTCAGGAGCTCGGCGCACTGGTACTCCGGcttcctccgcggcggcgagctccggcCGGAGAAACCGTACGTCTCATCCTGA